A genomic stretch from Bosea sp. F3-2 includes:
- a CDS encoding ABC transporter permease — protein sequence MSTAAAIAAPVQASPARSSGLGLVVALLAPIALVNAVGFLTPVINLARMSFYEVEPSGAMREVYTLATWAKMVTDSFYAELIVNSITASLGITLLTLICSYPIALYLHRSSGSWKTILLVLVISPLLTSAVVRTYGWIAILSDNGLVNNALAALGLAPQRLMFNLTGVTIGLTEILMPYMILALLAGFGRLDPRVEEAASTLGAPPFTIFRRIILPLTLPGIALGCLLCFVLAVSSFITPKLLGGGRVFLLATEIYDQAIVTLNWPLASTLSILILIIFGGALVLYTRALRAIL from the coding sequence ACGGCAGCGGCCATTGCGGCTCCGGTGCAGGCCTCCCCCGCGCGCAGCAGCGGGCTCGGCCTCGTGGTCGCGCTGCTTGCGCCGATCGCGCTGGTCAATGCCGTCGGCTTCCTCACACCGGTCATCAACCTCGCGCGGATGTCCTTCTACGAGGTCGAGCCAAGCGGCGCGATGCGCGAGGTCTATACGCTGGCGACCTGGGCCAAGATGGTCACGGACAGCTTCTATGCCGAGCTGATCGTCAACAGCATCACGGCGAGCCTCGGCATCACGCTGCTGACACTCATCTGCTCCTACCCGATCGCGCTCTATCTGCATCGTTCGAGCGGCAGCTGGAAGACCATTCTGCTGGTGCTGGTGATCTCGCCGCTGCTGACCTCGGCGGTGGTGCGCACCTATGGCTGGATCGCGATCCTCTCCGACAACGGCCTCGTCAACAATGCGCTGGCGGCGCTTGGCCTCGCACCCCAGCGGCTGATGTTCAACCTCACCGGCGTCACCATCGGCCTCACCGAGATCCTGATGCCCTATATGATCCTGGCGCTGCTTGCCGGCTTCGGCCGGCTCGACCCGCGCGTCGAGGAGGCAGCCTCCACCCTCGGCGCGCCGCCCTTCACCATCTTCCGCCGCATCATCCTGCCGCTGACCCTGCCCGGCATCGCGCTCGGCTGCCTGCTCTGCTTCGTGCTCGCGGTGTCGTCCTTCATCACGCCGAAGCTGCTCGGCGGCGGGCGCGTCTTCCTGCTCGCCACCGAGATCTACGATCAGGCGATCGTGACGCTGAACTGGCCGCTCGCCTCGACGCTCTCGATCCTCATCCTGATCATCTTCGGCGGCGCGCTCGTGCTTTACACCCGCGCGCTGCGCGCGATCCTGTGA
- a CDS encoding ABC transporter permease: protein MDERPVSLTLKLLAAAMFVFLLAPLIVVVPISFSGDAYMTFPPTSWSLKWYPAIFTDGKMTAAFWTSLVLAAVVTALSLAIALPAAYALVRLKPNGAEALSSLFTAPLLLPTIVLGLAILIVFARLGLLATFPGLVAAHLVVTLPYALRVLATALATLPIAVEEAASTLGASPFTVFRRITLPMMKSGLIGTTALCFLVSFDEVVLSLFMTGPRISTLPVAMYHHVEQQADPLVAALSVLLVVLTLLIVLVVDRSSGLARTFVK, encoded by the coding sequence ATGGATGAACGCCCAGTCTCGCTCACCCTGAAGCTGCTCGCGGCCGCGATGTTCGTCTTCCTGCTGGCGCCACTCATCGTCGTCGTGCCGATCTCCTTCTCCGGCGACGCCTATATGACGTTTCCGCCGACGAGCTGGAGCCTCAAGTGGTATCCCGCGATCTTCACGGACGGCAAGATGACGGCCGCCTTCTGGACGAGCCTCGTCCTCGCCGCCGTCGTCACCGCCTTGAGCCTCGCCATCGCGCTCCCGGCGGCCTATGCGCTGGTCAGGCTGAAGCCAAACGGCGCGGAAGCACTTTCGAGCCTGTTCACCGCGCCGCTCCTGCTGCCGACCATCGTGCTCGGTCTCGCCATCCTGATCGTCTTCGCCAGACTCGGCCTGCTCGCCACCTTCCCCGGCCTCGTCGCCGCGCATTTGGTGGTGACGCTCCCCTATGCGCTACGCGTGCTGGCGACGGCGCTCGCCACCCTGCCGATCGCGGTCGAGGAAGCAGCCTCCACGCTCGGCGCCTCGCCCTTCACCGTCTTCCGCCGCATCACCCTGCCAATGATGAAGTCCGGGCTGATCGGCACGACGGCGCTTTGCTTCCTCGTCTCCTTCGACGAGGTCGTGCTCTCGCTCTTCATGACCGGCCCGCGCATCTCGACGCTGCCGGTCGCGATGTATCACCATGTCGAGCAGCAGGCGGACCCGCTCGTTGCGGCGCTCTCCGTGCTGCTCGTCGTCCTCACCCTTCTCATCGTGCTCGTGGTCGACCGCAGCTCCGGCCTCGCCAGGACCTTCGTAAAATGA